One region of Jonesiaceae bacterium BS-20 genomic DNA includes:
- a CDS encoding hemerythrin domain-containing protein: protein MTAQLLADALEAEHHEIDGGIEQFAAGLASGHSNPAPLKRAMAALRRHIYLEESFLFPPLKADLAMPIFVMEREHGQIWDDMDELDALLELEQPESATLQSTCRELLAKLERHNEKEEPIIYAHAANTLSPELAKPMAAFLETGMMPDGWRASKAS, encoded by the coding sequence ATGACAGCACAACTACTAGCGGATGCCCTTGAGGCTGAGCACCACGAGATTGATGGCGGTATTGAACAGTTCGCGGCGGGGCTTGCGAGCGGACACAGCAATCCGGCACCGCTCAAGCGTGCAATGGCTGCACTACGCCGGCACATTTACCTTGAAGAGTCATTTCTGTTTCCGCCTCTGAAAGCGGACCTTGCCATGCCTATCTTTGTGATGGAGCGAGAACACGGGCAAATCTGGGATGACATGGACGAGTTAGACGCGCTTTTGGAACTTGAGCAACCAGAATCTGCCACGCTGCAAAGTACCTGCCGGGAACTCTTGGCAAAATTAGAACGGCACAACGAGAAAGAAGAACCCATCATCTACGCTCACGCGGCAAATACACTCAGCCCCGAACTGGCCAAACCCATGGCAGCATTCCTAGAAACTGGCATGATGCCAGATGGCTGGCGGGCCAGCAAAGCGAGCTGA
- a CDS encoding DUF3662 and FHA domain-containing protein, producing MSFLDKFEKSVERAVNSTFAKVFRSEIKPVDLASALRREVDDRAAVVDRSRTVVPNDFTIELSDSDFSHIENWGAETLADELAVNVTEYAGTQNYAFVGPVVVSFELVEGLETGRFQVRSSSIRGTVAPATGAGSNSRHPLLDIDGQRYLLTGPVTVIGRGTEADIVVDDPGVSRRHLEIRVTPNGVIASDMGSTNGLYVEGHQVPAATLLDGNSLTIGRTRIMFWMGVADDAEAGEW from the coding sequence TTGAGTTTTTTAGATAAGTTTGAAAAAAGTGTTGAGCGAGCGGTAAATAGCACTTTTGCGAAAGTCTTCCGCAGCGAGATTAAGCCGGTTGATCTAGCCAGCGCGCTTCGCCGTGAGGTAGACGACCGTGCCGCCGTTGTGGACCGGTCCCGAACCGTTGTGCCAAATGACTTCACCATTGAACTTTCTGACTCCGACTTCTCCCATATCGAAAATTGGGGAGCTGAGACACTCGCGGACGAGCTCGCCGTTAACGTGACCGAATACGCCGGAACCCAAAACTATGCTTTTGTGGGACCGGTTGTCGTGTCATTCGAGCTCGTTGAGGGACTGGAAACTGGACGGTTCCAAGTCCGTTCCTCTTCCATACGTGGAACAGTTGCCCCAGCAACGGGCGCCGGGTCCAACTCACGCCACCCACTGCTTGACATCGACGGGCAGCGCTACCTGCTAACCGGCCCGGTAACCGTCATTGGGCGTGGAACCGAGGCAGACATCGTTGTTGACGACCCAGGTGTGTCCCGCCGCCACCTTGAGATTCGGGTAACCCCAAACGGAGTTATTGCCAGTGACATGGGGTCCACCAATGGTCTCTACGTTGAGGGCCACCAGGTTCCAGCAGCGACCTTGCTTGACGGTAACTCTTTAACCATTGGCCGAACCAGGATCATGTTCTGGATGGGTGTGGCAGATGATGCCGAAGCTGGGGAGTGGTGA
- a CDS encoding FHA domain-containing protein — MSALVMTLFRVGFLVLLWVFIYFVIRVLRRDLFGVRPSGPRSDGAQVHISQPLTEAPAVPQVQHTPPMQGPSPVELGPTRLVVTAGSLMGTQIPLATSAILIGRSPSCTLVLDDDYSSSRHARIFPRADTWFIEDLGSTNGTYVDSERISAPVPLSLGSSVRVGQNTLELQR; from the coding sequence ATGAGCGCACTGGTGATGACCCTTTTTAGGGTGGGGTTCTTAGTCTTACTTTGGGTCTTCATCTACTTTGTTATTCGGGTGTTACGCAGAGACCTATTCGGTGTGCGTCCGAGCGGGCCGCGCTCTGATGGAGCGCAGGTCCACATTTCCCAACCCCTAACTGAGGCGCCCGCAGTCCCACAGGTTCAGCACACGCCCCCAATGCAGGGACCCAGCCCGGTTGAGTTGGGGCCAACTCGCCTTGTGGTCACCGCAGGCAGCCTGATGGGCACGCAAATACCGTTGGCAACCTCCGCAATCTTGATTGGGCGTTCCCCTAGCTGCACACTAGTTTTGGACGATGATTACTCATCCTCCCGTCATGCCCGGATTTTTCCGCGCGCTGACACCTGGTTTATTGAGGATCTTGGATCCACGAACGGAACCTACGTTGATTCCGAACGTATCTCAGCTCCCGTACCGCTGTCCCTTGGCTCCTCGGTTCGAGTAGGCCAAAACACTCTAGAACTGCAAAGGTAA
- a CDS encoding PP2C family serine/threonine-protein phosphatase produces the protein MAIAIRFSTRSDVGLVRANNQDSAFAGDRLLLVADGMGGHAGGDVASALCVASIAPLNNQTFTSSNMLERLGDAVENARIDLVEHARATKTLAGMGTTVTALLLSENNLAMAHMGDSRAYLLRDGKLTQVTRDHTFVQHLIDTGKITEAEAEVHPQRSVVMRVLGDFELDLTPDLSIREARPGDRWLLCSDGLSGFIRFETIEQTLRDVADLELCSEYLIQLALRGGGSDNITCIVADVLDTDQPDPNFSPEMAASRANFPVAQAVGSVAYGDHLPQGIDSAESAAQAAALLRIAHDQVQEVIAQAQNRVDHPDQPEQQLGLSDAAQQLPAAASAAVATDFDDAEPATENKKASLGRKLFNTFLILVLLAGAGLGIYSWGSKQYFLGVYQGNVAVFNGFPQSLGPLHLSEKIEVSQVAVDDLPAFVAKQVYSTIRVDSRAHAQERIAQFAQDIADQSQPEIEPTTDPTPTPGATPAPRTSVPAATEPSPEGQ, from the coding sequence TTGGCAATTGCAATACGCTTCTCCACACGCTCAGATGTGGGGCTGGTAAGGGCGAACAATCAGGACTCCGCGTTTGCGGGTGACCGGTTGTTGCTGGTTGCCGACGGCATGGGAGGGCACGCCGGGGGCGATGTCGCTTCCGCGTTGTGCGTTGCTTCAATTGCTCCGCTAAATAATCAAACGTTCACGTCCTCCAATATGTTGGAACGTCTTGGCGATGCCGTTGAGAACGCCCGGATTGACCTGGTCGAGCACGCCCGGGCCACCAAGACGCTTGCTGGCATGGGCACCACGGTCACCGCGCTGCTGCTTTCTGAGAACAACCTAGCTATGGCCCACATGGGTGACTCGCGGGCGTATTTGCTACGCGACGGCAAGCTCACCCAAGTCACGCGGGACCACACGTTTGTTCAGCACCTAATCGACACCGGAAAGATTACCGAGGCTGAGGCCGAGGTCCACCCGCAACGGTCCGTGGTCATGCGAGTTCTGGGTGACTTTGAGCTTGATCTAACCCCTGATCTTTCAATTCGAGAGGCACGCCCCGGCGACCGGTGGCTGCTGTGCTCCGATGGGCTGAGCGGGTTCATTCGCTTTGAAACCATTGAGCAGACGTTGCGTGATGTCGCTGACCTCGAGCTGTGTAGCGAGTATCTGATCCAGCTTGCACTGCGCGGCGGCGGCAGCGACAACATCACCTGCATTGTTGCTGACGTGCTGGACACGGACCAACCTGACCCTAACTTCTCCCCCGAGATGGCCGCTTCACGCGCGAATTTCCCCGTGGCCCAGGCCGTGGGATCCGTTGCGTACGGTGACCATCTACCCCAGGGTATTGACTCGGCCGAGTCCGCGGCCCAAGCCGCCGCCCTGCTGCGGATCGCCCACGATCAGGTTCAGGAGGTCATAGCCCAGGCTCAAAACCGTGTGGACCACCCGGACCAGCCTGAGCAACAGTTAGGGCTTTCCGATGCCGCACAACAGCTTCCAGCGGCCGCTTCCGCCGCGGTAGCAACGGATTTCGATGATGCTGAGCCTGCTACCGAGAATAAGAAGGCCAGTCTAGGGCGAAAGCTCTTTAATACGTTTTTGATCTTGGTACTTCTTGCCGGAGCCGGGCTTGGCATCTATTCGTGGGGGTCCAAGCAGTACTTCTTGGGTGTCTACCAAGGTAATGTGGCGGTTTTCAACGGCTTTCCGCAGTCTCTTGGGCCGCTTCACTTATCCGAGAAGATTGAGGTTTCCCAGGTTGCGGTTGATGATCTGCCGGCCTTTGTGGCCAAGCAGGTGTATTCCACTATTCGGGTTGACTCCCGTGCGCACGCCCAGGAACGCATTGCCCAGTTTGCTCAGGATATTGCTGATCAGAGCCAGCCAGAGATCGAGCCCACTACGGACCCCACGCCAACCCCTGGAGCCACTCCTGCTCCGCGAACTTCAGTTCCCGCTGCCACGGAACCCTCACCTGAGGGGCAGTAA
- a CDS encoding FtsW/RodA/SpoVE family cell cycle protein: protein MKATQPPVRTGRGSELFLILLALIIGMGAYVITDLQVNGELPANFYLLSFGMAVLGLGLHLIVRFRAKYADPLLVPSALVLNGIGLAMIHRIDLARETDLAERQLMWTAVGVVGACVIIWVLKDHRILRRFTYLAGVSALLLTLLPLIPGIGKTINGARIWIFIGPFSLQPAEFAKILLAVFFAGYLVDNRDRLALAGPKIFGIHLPRIADFGPLILIWLAAIGILIMQKDLGTSLLFFGLFVAMLYIATQRLSWIIIGGVLFASGAALVVANFSHVQQRFNGWLNAFDNDVYNAVGGSGQLVSGLFGMANGGLFGTGLGDGQPHKVPFSYSDFIFPSLGEELGLMGLFAILTIYMVFVQRGFYIAVSTRDGFGKLLASGLAFVFAWQCFVVIGGVTRLIPLTGLTTPFLAYGGSSLLANWLIAGLLIRISDRSRRPEYAMTNPKRSSRPHDGAPVQSVGKAEMNTEVNQWVSAQNEQSTQIITQLDGATNILDRKGDRPNE from the coding sequence ATGAAAGCTACTCAGCCGCCGGTTCGCACCGGTCGGGGCAGCGAATTATTCTTGATTCTGCTTGCCCTCATTATTGGTATGGGCGCATACGTAATCACCGACCTGCAGGTGAACGGCGAGCTTCCGGCCAACTTCTACCTACTTTCCTTTGGCATGGCTGTCTTGGGGTTGGGGCTGCACCTGATTGTGCGGTTCCGGGCCAAGTATGCGGACCCGCTCTTGGTACCTTCAGCGCTGGTCCTCAATGGGATAGGGCTTGCCATGATTCACCGCATTGACCTCGCCCGCGAAACAGACCTAGCTGAACGTCAGCTGATGTGGACCGCGGTGGGTGTGGTTGGTGCCTGCGTCATCATCTGGGTCCTCAAAGACCACCGCATCCTACGCAGATTTACGTACTTAGCCGGAGTTTCTGCTCTCCTGCTCACGCTCTTGCCTCTGATCCCCGGTATTGGCAAGACCATCAATGGTGCTCGCATTTGGATCTTCATTGGTCCCTTTTCTCTGCAACCGGCCGAGTTTGCCAAGATCCTGTTGGCGGTGTTCTTCGCCGGGTACCTCGTTGACAATAGGGACCGGTTGGCACTTGCCGGTCCAAAGATCTTTGGTATTCATCTCCCGCGTATTGCCGACTTTGGCCCGCTCATCCTGATCTGGTTGGCCGCCATTGGCATCTTGATCATGCAAAAGGACCTCGGGACATCCCTATTGTTCTTTGGCCTGTTTGTGGCCATGTTGTACATAGCTACGCAACGGTTGAGTTGGATCATCATTGGTGGAGTGTTGTTTGCCTCCGGGGCGGCCCTCGTGGTGGCTAACTTTAGCCACGTCCAGCAGCGTTTTAACGGCTGGCTCAACGCCTTTGATAACGACGTGTATAACGCGGTTGGGGGGTCTGGGCAGCTGGTCTCCGGGTTGTTTGGGATGGCAAACGGTGGACTATTTGGCACCGGCCTAGGCGATGGCCAACCGCATAAGGTGCCGTTTTCTTACTCCGACTTCATCTTCCCGTCCTTGGGTGAAGAGCTCGGTCTCATGGGGCTGTTCGCCATCTTGACGATCTACATGGTCTTTGTCCAACGCGGGTTTTATATTGCGGTCAGCACGCGTGATGGCTTTGGCAAATTGTTAGCCTCCGGGCTCGCGTTTGTGTTTGCCTGGCAATGCTTCGTGGTGATCGGTGGTGTCACCAGGCTCATCCCACTGACCGGTTTGACCACCCCTTTCTTGGCCTACGGTGGCTCATCGCTCCTAGCCAACTGGCTCATTGCCGGTCTCCTGATTCGCATTTCTGACCGGTCCCGGCGTCCCGAGTACGCCATGACCAACCCAAAGCGGTCCAGCCGCCCCCATGACGGTGCCCCCGTGCAAAGCGTGGGTAAAGCAGAGATGAACACCGAGGTAAACCAGTGGGTGAGCGCTCAAAATGAGCAGAGCACGCAGATCATCACCCAGCTAGACGGCGCCACGAACATTCTGGATAGAAAGGGGGACCGTCCAAATGAATAA
- a CDS encoding penicillin-binding transpeptidase domain-containing protein, with product MNKTIRHISIVTLVLFLSLFAASTWIQFVKAPELNADSRNVRSLYREFGTNRGPILVEGKEIVHSVPSNDSFKYDRVYTDGELYASVTGFYSVVYGRTGVELAANEYLNGSSDSLWWSRLENLMTGADPQGSSVELTLNEAAQRAAYDALGDQRGAAVALDVETGAILALVSKPSFDPNLLAGHVTAEVTENYKLLTESETKPMVNRAIAGNTYPPGSTFKLITAAAALEDGLDPETQVEAPRTYTLPQTSTTLNNYGGSSCTSAETMSLSDALRISCNTAFAILGNDLGPDKLATQAEKFGFGQTLEVPLRVTPSSFPSDLNAPNTALSAIGQFEVKSTPLQIAMVSAAIANGGKSMEPYLIQEVLSPKLNTVFEASPKTFGKPVSAKQAAALTEMMVGVVESGTGTAAKIKGVSVAGKTGTAETGTGAAPHAWFTGFAPADNPKIAVAVIVENGGDAGSEATGGAVAAPIARSIMKAVLDQ from the coding sequence ATGAATAAGACTATTCGCCATATTTCTATTGTCACACTGGTGCTATTTTTGTCGCTGTTTGCTGCGTCCACCTGGATCCAGTTTGTTAAGGCTCCCGAGCTCAACGCAGATTCCCGCAACGTTCGCAGCCTCTACCGCGAGTTTGGTACCAACCGCGGACCCATCTTGGTCGAGGGTAAAGAAATTGTTCATTCTGTCCCCTCGAACGACTCGTTCAAGTATGACCGCGTCTACACCGACGGCGAGCTGTATGCATCGGTAACCGGGTTCTATTCGGTTGTTTACGGACGCACCGGCGTTGAGCTGGCCGCAAATGAGTACCTCAACGGTTCCTCCGATTCGTTGTGGTGGTCTCGCCTAGAAAACCTGATGACGGGGGCAGACCCGCAAGGTTCTTCGGTTGAGCTCACCCTCAATGAGGCAGCCCAGCGCGCGGCTTATGACGCCCTCGGAGACCAACGCGGTGCGGCAGTTGCCCTCGATGTTGAAACCGGGGCCATTTTGGCGTTGGTGAGCAAGCCATCGTTCGACCCAAATCTGTTGGCCGGTCACGTGACCGCCGAGGTAACTGAGAACTATAAGTTACTCACCGAGTCGGAGACCAAGCCCATGGTGAACCGCGCTATTGCCGGTAACACCTACCCGCCCGGGTCCACGTTCAAGCTGATCACAGCGGCCGCGGCCCTTGAGGATGGGCTCGACCCGGAGACCCAGGTTGAGGCCCCACGGACCTACACGCTTCCGCAGACTTCCACGACCCTGAACAACTACGGCGGATCGTCTTGTACGAGCGCTGAGACCATGTCGCTTTCCGATGCCCTCCGGATTTCCTGCAATACAGCGTTTGCCATCCTGGGTAACGATTTAGGGCCGGACAAGTTGGCCACCCAGGCTGAAAAGTTTGGTTTTGGGCAAACCCTCGAGGTCCCGCTACGCGTGACCCCCTCCAGCTTTCCCTCCGATCTCAACGCCCCAAATACGGCGCTTTCGGCTATTGGTCAGTTTGAAGTCAAGTCCACCCCCCTTCAGATTGCTATGGTCTCTGCGGCCATTGCAAACGGGGGCAAGTCCATGGAGCCGTACCTTATCCAAGAGGTGCTGTCTCCCAAGCTCAACACCGTTTTTGAGGCTAGTCCCAAGACCTTTGGCAAGCCTGTCAGTGCCAAACAAGCCGCTGCCCTGACCGAGATGATGGTGGGCGTAGTTGAGAGCGGAACCGGAACCGCAGCCAAGATTAAGGGGGTCTCGGTCGCTGGTAAAACGGGAACCGCTGAAACCGGAACCGGGGCTGCACCTCATGCCTGGTTCACCGGGTTTGCCCCGGCCGATAATCCCAAAATTGCGGTAGCTGTCATTGTTGAAAATGGTGGTGACGCGGGAAGTGAAGCCACCGGTGGCGCGGTTGCGGCCCCAATAGCGCGCTCAATCATGAAGGCGGTGTTAGACCAGTGA
- a CDS encoding protein kinase → MRPEAGKALGERYRLVRQIAVGGMGEVWVAHDESLAREIAIKVLKQEFVGNDDFLNRFRTEARNSASLSHANIAQLYDYGEQDGSAYLVMELVPGEPMSDLLERTPIVPIDRLLSILAQTSRALHAAHVGGVVHRDIKPGNILLEESGDVKITDFGVSLAANQIPMTAAGMVMGTAQYLSPEQAIGQAATGVSDIYALGIVAYEAIVGRRPFTGKTPIDIAIAHVNDAVPLLPASTDPELAALIMKMLAKDPVNRPRSAAALAHTFESLSARLGPTKASSGSPKAAPAPQATRTATPAGTPPTPSSRASSPLAGASRAPGAAVPTGKPEIRERTRSHAKAGSVKPLPPGAGSRAAGPHGSGVQGVRAPVAGPSNQTAPPQRSAPAQRSAPAQRSVPAQRQGSPVKASPTRRAAAPQRVPSPPRGQQRVGSRQAPAAAPGSTRAASRAPTGLMDRIKALGPFTLVLILIVVLILGATVIRALTGETRVTSATTPITGMQTVQFISEQQHQSQLGSIEFLVNSNGDQNFPNVKDAKW, encoded by the coding sequence GTGAGACCTGAAGCAGGTAAGGCCCTTGGTGAGCGCTACCGATTGGTACGCCAAATTGCCGTGGGCGGTATGGGCGAGGTTTGGGTAGCACACGATGAGTCGCTCGCCCGGGAAATCGCCATCAAGGTACTCAAGCAAGAGTTTGTTGGCAACGATGATTTTTTGAATCGGTTCCGCACTGAGGCGCGCAACTCCGCGTCGCTGTCCCACGCTAATATCGCCCAACTGTATGACTACGGGGAGCAGGACGGTTCCGCTTACTTGGTGATGGAATTGGTCCCCGGTGAACCAATGTCCGACCTGCTCGAACGCACCCCCATTGTCCCTATTGACAGACTGTTGTCCATCCTCGCGCAGACTTCACGTGCGCTGCACGCCGCTCACGTTGGTGGCGTGGTGCACCGTGATATCAAGCCCGGAAACATCTTGTTGGAGGAATCCGGGGACGTTAAGATCACCGACTTCGGTGTGTCCTTGGCAGCGAACCAAATCCCCATGACTGCCGCCGGCATGGTCATGGGAACCGCCCAATATCTGTCTCCGGAACAGGCTATTGGTCAGGCAGCCACGGGGGTTTCAGACATTTACGCCCTGGGAATCGTCGCCTATGAGGCGATTGTTGGGCGGCGTCCGTTTACCGGCAAGACCCCGATCGATATTGCGATCGCCCACGTCAATGACGCTGTTCCCCTCCTGCCCGCCAGTACCGACCCGGAACTAGCCGCCTTGATCATGAAGATGTTGGCAAAGGACCCGGTCAACCGCCCACGCTCGGCGGCCGCGCTTGCACACACCTTTGAATCCCTGTCCGCGCGGCTGGGCCCAACCAAGGCATCTTCCGGGTCCCCTAAGGCTGCTCCCGCCCCCCAAGCCACTCGCACGGCTACACCAGCGGGTACACCACCAACTCCTAGCTCACGCGCGTCTAGTCCGTTGGCCGGCGCATCCCGTGCACCAGGTGCAGCGGTGCCCACCGGCAAGCCCGAAATTCGGGAACGTACTCGTTCTCATGCCAAGGCCGGATCGGTAAAGCCGCTTCCACCCGGCGCTGGGTCACGCGCGGCCGGCCCGCATGGGTCAGGTGTGCAAGGTGTCCGAGCGCCTGTCGCTGGACCAAGTAATCAGACGGCACCGCCTCAGCGGTCGGCTCCGGCCCAGCGGTCGGCTCCGGCCCAGCGGTCGGTTCCGGCCCAACGTCAGGGGTCGCCGGTTAAAGCCTCACCAACTAGGCGTGCGGCAGCCCCTCAGCGGGTGCCAAGCCCTCCTCGCGGACAACAGCGCGTGGGTTCAAGGCAGGCCCCTGCCGCAGCACCGGGAAGCACCCGAGCGGCCAGCCGGGCACCAACCGGACTCATGGACCGCATTAAGGCTTTGGGCCCGTTTACGCTCGTTCTTATTCTTATTGTTGTCCTCATCTTGGGGGCAACAGTGATCCGCGCGCTCACGGGTGAAACCAGAGTAACAAGCGCTACAACGCCAATAACTGGCATGCAAACAGTACAATTCATTTCAGAGCAACAACACCAGTCACAACTGGGTTCCATCGAATTTTTGGTTAACAGCAACGGTGACCAGAATTTCCCAAATGTTAAGGACGCGAAGTGGTAA
- the pknB gene encoding Stk1 family PASTA domain-containing Ser/Thr kinase translates to MVNHAPRILSGRYEVGELIGRGGMAEVHIGHDSRLGRTVAIKILRSDLARDPSFQARFRREAQAAASLNHPAIVAVYDTGEDTVTEVTGAVSHVPFIVMEYVEGHTVRDILRDGSAVPIEEALEITAGVLSALEYSHHAGIVHRDIKPANVMLTPTGAVKVMDFGIARALADSAATMTQTQAVIGTAQYLSPEQARGDQVDTRSDLYSTGCLLYELLTGRPPFTGDSPVAVAYQHVREIPKAPSTVAPDIPAILDSITLRALEKDREDRYSTAAEFRAAIEAAARGEAVDPTLLAAPLPVPVGVPATQVMAQQAPAPQEVAPSWQQQAPEEELLPDTHDEEESKKKWVWILLTVGLLAALVIAAFLLLNNKDRPIMVTMPNLNGMTVEQAKEELVKDGFTAEPVINKKTSVDIPKDIFIESKPGRGEVVDASLPVELWFSVGPEAVIMPTLADMDLAEAKDALENEGLKVGMVQSENSDKIKKDRVTRTVPAAGDEIPEGTVVELWLSDGFMKVPDVTPLGVEGAKAELSRLGFEVVEDEEETSEVEAGTLMRQSPEGGELVEQASTIKLVIAKAPPAVLLPPLAGLTRNEAFSVLNDLLAGLTLKYNQEFSDTVPAGEIISTSPEAGTEIKSGDTINIYISKGPQTAPDPSDSPTDSPTDGTD, encoded by the coding sequence GTGGTAAACCACGCCCCCCGCATTTTGTCGGGTCGCTACGAGGTCGGTGAACTCATTGGCCGCGGAGGTATGGCCGAGGTTCACATTGGCCACGACTCCCGCCTTGGACGCACCGTCGCAATCAAAATTCTGCGCTCGGATCTAGCCCGCGATCCGTCATTTCAGGCCCGCTTTCGCCGTGAGGCGCAGGCCGCGGCCTCGCTTAATCACCCCGCAATCGTGGCCGTTTACGACACCGGCGAAGACACGGTAACCGAGGTTACCGGCGCTGTGTCCCACGTGCCGTTCATTGTCATGGAGTACGTTGAGGGACACACCGTCCGCGACATTCTGCGTGACGGTAGCGCCGTACCGATTGAAGAAGCACTCGAGATCACCGCCGGCGTATTGTCTGCCCTCGAGTACTCCCACCACGCCGGCATTGTGCACCGCGACATCAAACCAGCCAACGTCATGTTGACGCCAACCGGCGCCGTTAAGGTCATGGACTTTGGTATTGCGCGGGCCCTTGCGGACTCGGCAGCCACCATGACCCAGACCCAGGCCGTCATTGGAACCGCACAGTACCTTTCCCCCGAGCAGGCCCGCGGCGACCAAGTAGATACCCGCTCAGACCTGTACTCAACGGGTTGCCTGTTATACGAACTGCTGACTGGGCGCCCACCGTTTACCGGTGACTCCCCCGTTGCAGTTGCCTACCAGCACGTACGGGAAATCCCTAAAGCGCCAAGCACCGTGGCTCCGGACATCCCAGCCATTCTTGATTCAATTACCCTTAGAGCCCTGGAAAAGGACCGTGAGGACCGGTACTCAACCGCAGCCGAGTTCCGGGCTGCGATTGAGGCTGCCGCACGCGGCGAGGCCGTTGATCCCACCCTCCTGGCCGCACCGCTGCCGGTTCCGGTGGGCGTGCCGGCCACCCAGGTCATGGCCCAGCAGGCTCCCGCTCCGCAAGAGGTCGCCCCTTCTTGGCAGCAACAGGCTCCTGAAGAAGAGCTCCTGCCGGATACGCACGACGAGGAGGAGAGCAAGAAGAAGTGGGTTTGGATCCTCCTGACCGTCGGGTTGCTTGCGGCCTTGGTAATTGCGGCGTTCTTGCTGTTGAACAATAAAGACCGCCCCATTATGGTGACCATGCCCAATCTCAATGGCATGACGGTTGAGCAGGCCAAGGAAGAACTCGTCAAAGACGGCTTCACTGCGGAGCCCGTCATTAACAAGAAAACTTCCGTGGATATTCCCAAGGACATTTTCATTGAGTCCAAGCCCGGACGCGGTGAAGTCGTTGACGCGAGCCTGCCGGTTGAGCTGTGGTTCTCCGTGGGACCGGAGGCGGTAATCATGCCTACCCTGGCCGATATGGATCTCGCGGAAGCTAAGGACGCCCTTGAAAACGAAGGACTCAAGGTCGGTATGGTGCAGAGCGAAAACAGCGACAAGATCAAAAAGGACCGTGTCACCCGCACCGTTCCAGCTGCCGGTGATGAGATCCCCGAGGGAACCGTGGTCGAGCTCTGGCTCTCCGATGGGTTCATGAAGGTCCCTGATGTCACCCCGCTCGGTGTCGAAGGCGCTAAGGCCGAGCTTTCCCGGCTTGGTTTTGAAGTAGTTGAAGATGAAGAGGAGACCAGCGAGGTCGAGGCCGGCACACTAATGCGGCAGTCCCCCGAGGGCGGCGAGCTAGTTGAGCAGGCTAGCACCATCAAGCTGGTGATTGCTAAGGCCCCTCCAGCCGTGCTGCTTCCGCCTCTTGCAGGGCTCACCAGAAACGAGGCGTTCTCGGTTCTCAATGACCTCCTAGCTGGGCTAACGCTCAAGTACAACCAGGAGTTCAGCGACACCGTTCCAGCCGGCGAGATTATCTCAACGTCGCCTGAGGCGGGAACCGAGATCAAGTCCGGAGATACCATCAATATCTATATCTCTAAGGGACCGCAGACGGCTCCTGACCCGTCAGACTCACCCACGGATTCACCTACTGATGGAACCGATTAG
- a CDS encoding gamma-glutamyl-gamma-aminobutyrate hydrolase family protein (Members of this family of hydrolases with an active site Cys residue belong to MEROPS family C26.), with the protein MTKILIVDNYDSFVYTIEGYLKQLGADTVVVRNDQVPDAQWRAQFDGILISPGPGTPSEAGQTNEIIRDCAQTAQPLLGICLGQQALGEVFGGTVAHAPELMHGKTSPITHDQTGVFAGIPSPFLATRYHSLAVMSDTIDDQLRVTATVESEVGSIIMGLAHKTLPLHGVQFHPESILTEHGHRLLANWLEMCGSTTAVQTSVGLAPLIRK; encoded by the coding sequence ATGACAAAAATTCTCATTGTGGATAATTATGATTCGTTTGTGTACACCATCGAGGGGTATCTCAAGCAATTAGGTGCAGACACCGTTGTGGTCCGCAACGATCAGGTCCCAGATGCTCAGTGGCGTGCGCAATTTGATGGCATCCTCATTTCTCCCGGCCCGGGTACCCCCTCTGAAGCGGGACAGACCAATGAGATTATTCGTGACTGCGCTCAAACGGCCCAGCCGCTTCTTGGGATTTGCTTGGGACAGCAGGCACTTGGTGAGGTATTTGGCGGGACTGTAGCACACGCCCCGGAGTTGATGCATGGAAAGACTAGCCCCATCACGCATGACCAAACCGGTGTCTTTGCGGGCATACCATCCCCATTTTTGGCCACCCGCTACCATTCTCTTGCGGTTATGAGTGACACCATTGATGACCAGCTCCGGGTCACGGCAACCGTGGAGTCTGAGGTTGGCAGCATCATCATGGGACTTGCCCACAAAACCTTGCCGCTACACGGAGTCCAGTTCCACCCGGAATCGATTCTGACCGAGCACGGTCACCGGTTACTGGCCAACTGGCTAGAAATGTGCGGGTCAACCACCGCGGTGCAAACCTCAGTGGGACTGGCACCACTTATCCGCAAATAG